In Nodosilinea sp. FACHB-141, a single window of DNA contains:
- a CDS encoding 2Fe-2S iron-sulfur cluster-binding protein, whose product MPTVTAQGKTMSCEVGANLRQVLLAHGVDLYNGQAKVINCRSLGTCGTCAVAIEGEVSATNWKDKARRSLPPHDPTRDLRLACQTQVLGEIVVTKYDGFWGQGQTPIW is encoded by the coding sequence ATGCCCACCGTCACCGCCCAAGGAAAGACCATGTCGTGCGAGGTCGGGGCCAACCTGCGCCAGGTCTTGCTAGCCCACGGCGTCGATCTCTACAACGGTCAGGCCAAGGTGATCAACTGCCGCAGTCTCGGCACCTGCGGCACCTGCGCAGTGGCGATCGAGGGCGAAGTTTCAGCCACCAACTGGAAAGACAAAGCGCGCCGATCCCTCCCTCCCCACGACCCCACCCGCGACCTCCGCCTCGCCTGTCAAACTCAAGTACTGGGCGAAATTGTTGTTACCAAATACGACGGCTTCTGGGGCCAAGGCCAAACCCCCATCTGGTAA
- a CDS encoding EamA-like transporter family protein, whose protein sequence is MTPQEFGLLLISVIASSFGQLFLKLGALQLGKVTSDNALSHILSIATTPALLAGLAAYGVGAITYILLLTRVNLSVAAPAASLIYFASVIIGVAIFKEDLSFGRLVGLGLIVGGVVLVASR, encoded by the coding sequence GTGACCCCCCAAGAATTTGGTCTGCTGTTGATTTCGGTCATTGCCAGCTCCTTTGGCCAGCTTTTTCTTAAGCTGGGGGCCTTGCAGTTAGGCAAAGTAACTAGCGATAACGCCCTAAGCCACATTCTGAGCATTGCTACTACGCCAGCTCTGCTGGCAGGACTGGCCGCCTACGGAGTTGGGGCGATCACCTACATCCTGTTGCTGACGCGGGTTAATTTGAGCGTAGCGGCACCAGCGGCTTCGCTGATTTATTTCGCCTCGGTGATCATTGGCGTAGCTATCTTTAAAGAAGATCTATCGTTTGGGCGTCTGGTGGGGCTGGGGTTAATCGTGGGTGGTGTGGTGCTGGTTGCCTCTCGCTAA
- a CDS encoding DnaJ domain-containing protein, producing the protein MPTPPESTDFYAVLKVNRQASLLTIKQAYRKLARQLHPDLNPNDAAAAEQFKALNEAYEVLSDPANRRQYDRYGAHWKKAEKGYTTTNRSSSRQNDDFDEMEFGRFGRFEDLLGDLLNRYS; encoded by the coding sequence ATGCCAACTCCCCCAGAATCGACAGATTTCTACGCAGTCTTAAAGGTCAATCGACAGGCGAGCCTGCTGACTATCAAACAGGCCTATCGAAAACTAGCCCGTCAGCTTCACCCCGATCTCAACCCTAACGATGCGGCAGCGGCAGAGCAATTTAAAGCCTTAAACGAAGCTTACGAAGTGCTCTCAGACCCGGCGAATCGTCGCCAGTACGATCGCTATGGTGCCCACTGGAAAAAGGCCGAGAAAGGATATACGACCACCAACCGCTCCAGCAGCAGGCAAAACGATGACTTTGACGAAATGGAGTTTGGCCGCTTTGGCCGCTTCGAAGACTTGCTCGGGGATCTTCTAAACCGCTATAGCTAG
- a CDS encoding ParA family protein: protein MIVTVASFKGGVGKTTTAIHLAAFLQGYAETLLIDADPNQSASAWASRGELPFLVVDQWQARELPTPHGHVVIDTQARPIADDLALLAASCDLLVLPSTPDILALDALALMVEHLAKLPVAPYRILLTMIPPYPSRAGAEVRAMLMSTGLPLFAGGIRRYSAFQKAALTGTAVYDVKDLKAEVGWQDYVTIGKEILAYGVGS, encoded by the coding sequence ATGATTGTGACCGTAGCTAGCTTTAAAGGAGGCGTGGGCAAGACAACCACTGCTATTCATCTGGCTGCCTTTTTGCAGGGCTATGCCGAAACCCTGCTAATCGACGCCGACCCCAACCAGTCGGCGTCAGCCTGGGCTAGCCGAGGTGAGCTGCCCTTTTTAGTGGTTGATCAGTGGCAGGCGAGAGAACTTCCCACTCCCCATGGCCATGTGGTCATCGACACTCAGGCCCGCCCCATTGCCGATGACCTGGCCCTGCTGGCGGCCTCCTGCGACCTGCTGGTGCTACCCAGTACCCCCGATATTTTGGCCCTCGACGCCCTAGCTCTAATGGTGGAACATTTGGCAAAGCTACCTGTGGCCCCCTACCGCATTTTGCTGACCATGATTCCCCCTTACCCAAGCCGCGCTGGAGCAGAGGTGCGAGCTATGTTGATGAGCACCGGCTTGCCGCTGTTTGCGGGGGGCATTCGTCGCTACAGCGCTTTTCAAAAAGCTGCCCTGACCGGTACGGCGGTCTATGACGTGAAAGACCTGAAGGCTGAGGTGGGCTGGCAGGACTATGTGACGATCGGTAAGGAGATTTTGGCTTATGGGGTAGGGAGTTAG
- the cimA gene encoding citramalate synthase, with protein MAEQRTPLYIYDTTLRDGAQREGLALSIEDKIRIARRLDALGVPFIEGGWPGANPKDVQFFWQLKEIPLTQASITAFCSTRRPGKVAAEEPMLQPVLAAGTEWITLFGKSWDLHVTTGLQTTLAENLAMIDDTICYFRSQGRRVIYDAEHWFDGYKANPDYALETLEAAVKAGAEWLALCDTNGGTLPHEVGAIVTAVNTWLQQFPEPQPQLGIHTHNDSGTAVANAMAAVEAGATMVQGTINGYGERCGNANLCTLIPNLQIKLCYPCIAPARLETLAETSRFISEVVNLAPDEHAPYVGRSAFAHKGGIHVSAVEREPKTYEHIDPATVGNSRRIVVSDQAGLSNVLVKARSFGLELDRHNPASRQLLTRLKSLEHEGYQFEAAEASFELLMREALGDRPRFFDLKGFYINCQHQGNGSDHSSQSLATIKVMVGEEEILAAAEGNGPVAALDTALRKALLTFYPAIANFHLSDYKVRIIDSGAGTAAKTRVLVESGNGAQRWTTLGVSTNIIEASYQAVTEGLEYGLMMETARPHCAIGGEIDRFDADVALQKTRETALAKLKQELGFE; from the coding sequence ATGGCTGAGCAGCGCACTCCCCTTTACATCTATGACACCACGCTCAGGGATGGTGCCCAGCGGGAGGGATTGGCCCTATCGATCGAAGATAAAATTCGCATTGCCCGACGGCTCGACGCCTTGGGCGTGCCTTTTATTGAGGGCGGCTGGCCGGGGGCCAACCCCAAGGATGTGCAGTTCTTTTGGCAGCTGAAAGAAATTCCCCTCACCCAGGCCAGCATCACCGCCTTTTGCTCGACCCGCCGCCCCGGCAAAGTTGCCGCTGAAGAGCCGATGCTGCAACCGGTGCTGGCTGCTGGCACCGAGTGGATTACGCTGTTTGGCAAATCCTGGGACTTGCACGTGACCACCGGGTTGCAGACCACCCTGGCCGAAAACCTGGCCATGATCGACGACACCATTTGTTACTTTCGCAGCCAGGGCCGCCGGGTAATTTATGACGCCGAGCACTGGTTTGACGGCTACAAGGCCAACCCCGACTATGCCTTAGAAACCCTCGAAGCCGCGGTTAAAGCTGGGGCTGAGTGGCTGGCGCTGTGCGACACCAACGGCGGCACCCTGCCCCACGAAGTCGGCGCGATTGTGACTGCCGTCAATACCTGGCTCCAGCAGTTTCCAGAACCCCAGCCCCAGCTAGGCATTCACACCCACAACGATAGTGGTACGGCGGTAGCCAATGCCATGGCGGCCGTGGAGGCTGGGGCCACTATGGTGCAGGGCACGATCAATGGCTATGGCGAGCGCTGCGGCAACGCCAACCTCTGCACGCTGATCCCCAACCTGCAGATTAAGCTGTGCTACCCCTGCATTGCCCCGGCCCGCCTCGAAACCCTGGCTGAGACCAGCCGGTTTATTAGCGAGGTGGTTAACCTGGCCCCCGACGAGCATGCCCCCTACGTGGGGCGATCGGCCTTTGCCCACAAGGGCGGCATTCACGTCAGCGCCGTGGAGCGCGAGCCCAAAACCTACGAGCATATCGACCCGGCCACAGTGGGCAACAGCCGCCGCATCGTGGTGTCGGATCAGGCGGGGCTGAGCAACGTGCTGGTCAAGGCCCGCAGCTTTGGGCTAGAGCTAGACCGCCACAACCCGGCCTCGCGCCAGTTGCTCACCCGGCTCAAATCCTTGGAGCACGAGGGCTACCAGTTTGAGGCCGCCGAGGCCAGCTTTGAACTGCTGATGCGCGAAGCATTGGGCGATCGCCCCCGCTTTTTTGACCTCAAGGGTTTCTACATCAACTGCCAGCACCAGGGCAACGGCAGCGACCACAGCAGTCAATCGCTGGCCACGATCAAAGTCATGGTGGGGGAAGAGGAAATTCTCGCGGCGGCGGAGGGCAATGGTCCGGTGGCGGCATTAGACACAGCCCTGCGTAAGGCACTGCTGACTTTTTACCCAGCGATCGCCAACTTTCACCTCTCTGACTACAAGGTGCGGATTATCGACAGCGGCGCGGGCACGGCGGCCAAAACACGGGTGCTGGTGGAGTCGGGCAACGGTGCCCAGCGCTGGACGACCCTGGGGGTTTCGACCAACATTATCGAAGCCTCGTACCAAGCCGTTACCGAAGGGCTGGAGTATGGCCTGATGATGGAAACCGCGCGCCCTCACTGTGCGATCGGCGGCGAAATCGATCGGTTCGATGCCGACGTAGCCCTACAAAAGACCCGTGAAACGGCTCTGGCTAAGCTCAAGCAAGAACTGGGCTTTGAGTAA
- a CDS encoding site-2 protease family protein, producing MNGNLRVGNLFGIPFYVNVSWFLVLALVTWQYGSGLAAAFPYLSGSLPWVLGLGAALTLFASVLAHELGHSFAAMKQGIGVNSITLFLFGGLAALEKESDTPKGAFWVAIAGPLVSFVLFGLFSVAGLVLPLSGPLAGIVSLLAYINLALGAFNLIPGLPLDGGNVLKSIVWKITGQPHKGLVFASRTGQLLGWTAIALGIGSILGISSVGSVWTLLIGLFLLQNANRSAQFGTVQGRLAGLTAQDALAQDSPVVETTMSLREFADDALLAAPSAWRKFLVADETGLLVGTVLVDALKQVPREQWAETTVAAIMESAGDIVTVGAEQPLMEVIKTLETRKIQALAVIGNDGSLAGLLEKTSIQALLQSPQAA from the coding sequence ATGAACGGCAACTTACGGGTGGGGAATCTGTTTGGCATTCCCTTTTATGTAAATGTGTCTTGGTTTTTGGTGCTGGCCCTGGTGACGTGGCAGTACGGTAGTGGTTTGGCAGCGGCATTCCCCTATTTGAGCGGATCGTTGCCTTGGGTGCTAGGGCTAGGGGCAGCGCTAACGCTGTTTGCCTCGGTGCTGGCCCATGAGCTGGGTCACAGCTTTGCGGCGATGAAGCAGGGCATTGGGGTCAACTCGATTACGCTGTTTTTGTTTGGCGGTTTAGCGGCTCTAGAGAAAGAGTCGGATACGCCGAAGGGAGCGTTTTGGGTGGCGATCGCAGGTCCCCTGGTTAGCTTTGTCCTATTTGGCCTCTTCTCAGTTGCTGGGCTAGTATTGCCCCTGTCTGGGCCGCTGGCAGGCATTGTGTCGCTGCTGGCCTACATTAACTTAGCTCTGGGTGCTTTTAACCTGATTCCCGGCCTGCCGTTAGATGGTGGCAACGTGCTGAAGTCGATTGTGTGGAAGATTACGGGTCAGCCCCACAAGGGTCTGGTGTTTGCCAGCCGCACGGGTCAACTGCTGGGCTGGACTGCGATCGCCTTGGGTATCGGCTCCATCCTGGGTATCAGCTCGGTGGGTAGTGTTTGGACGCTGTTGATTGGTCTGTTTCTGCTGCAAAATGCTAACCGCAGCGCGCAGTTTGGTACGGTGCAGGGCCGCTTGGCTGGCCTGACAGCCCAAGATGCCCTGGCCCAAGACAGCCCGGTTGTAGAGACCACTATGTCTCTGCGAGAGTTCGCCGACGACGCTCTGCTAGCTGCCCCTTCAGCTTGGCGCAAGTTTTTGGTGGCCGACGAAACGGGTTTGCTGGTGGGCACGGTGCTGGTTGATGCCCTCAAGCAGGTACCTCGCGAGCAGTGGGCCGAGACCACTGTGGCGGCCATTATGGAATCTGCCGGTGACATCGTGACGGTGGGTGCCGAGCAGCCGCTGATGGAGGTCATTAAGACCCTAGAGACCCGGAAGATTCAGGCGCTGGCGGTGATCGGTAATGATGGCTCTCTGGCGGGTCTGTTAGAAAAGACCTCGATTCAGGCGCTGTTACAGTCGCCCCAAGCGGCTTAG
- a CDS encoding M48 family metallopeptidase — MTGKTLLVGLRADQFRHPLDLEATRALKQLPGLDVMVRMALAPLAERFFHLDHLASSLQVSDRQLPALHQSLVEACRILDLEVPQLYVRQNPVPNAYTFAMRGEQPFIVIHTALIELLTPEETQAVIAHELGHLKCEHSVYLTLANLITLAASQLPLGEVLAQSLQNQLMEWVRCAEFTCDRAALLVAQDPRIVASLLMKLCGGSPSLVDQLNVDAFIAQARAYDSLSDDAIGEALKQVRTQGLTHPVPVLRAREIDRWASTNDYYQLVKRPAVEYNEDASKGGWRNW; from the coding sequence ATGACTGGTAAAACCCTGCTGGTAGGGCTGCGCGCCGACCAGTTTCGTCACCCCCTCGATCTCGAAGCGACCCGCGCTCTGAAGCAGCTGCCGGGGCTCGATGTCATGGTGCGCATGGCTCTGGCTCCCCTAGCAGAGCGGTTCTTTCACCTCGACCATTTAGCATCGAGTTTGCAGGTGAGCGATCGCCAGCTACCTGCCCTGCACCAGTCGCTGGTTGAAGCCTGCCGCATTCTCGACCTGGAGGTGCCCCAGCTCTATGTGCGCCAAAACCCGGTGCCCAACGCCTACACCTTTGCCATGCGTGGCGAGCAGCCCTTCATTGTCATCCACACCGCGCTGATCGAATTGCTCACTCCTGAAGAAACTCAAGCGGTGATCGCCCACGAGCTGGGGCACCTCAAGTGTGAGCACAGCGTTTACCTCACCCTGGCAAACCTGATTACTTTGGCCGCCAGCCAGCTACCTTTGGGCGAAGTGCTAGCGCAGAGCCTTCAGAATCAGCTAATGGAATGGGTACGCTGTGCCGAGTTTACCTGCGATCGCGCCGCCCTGCTGGTCGCCCAAGACCCCCGCATCGTCGCCTCCCTGCTGATGAAGCTCTGTGGCGGTTCGCCTTCACTCGTTGACCAGCTCAATGTCGATGCCTTTATTGCTCAGGCCCGCGCCTACGATAGTCTCAGCGATGACGCTATTGGCGAAGCCCTCAAGCAGGTGCGCACCCAGGGGTTGACCCATCCGGTGCCTGTGCTGCGCGCCCGAGAAATCGATCGCTGGGCGAGCACCAATGACTACTACCAGTTGGTTAAACGTCCCGCAGTTGAGTATAATGAGGACGCATCCAAGGGCGGATGGCGGAATTGGTAG